Within Thermodesulfobacteriota bacterium, the genomic segment CCGGTAGTTATAAACGGCGATCTTGAGGTAAAGCCTATGATGTATGTTGCGCTTAGTTACGATCACAGAATAGTGGACGGAAGAGAGGCTGTTCAGTTCTTAGTTAGGCTTAAAGAGCTAATACAAGACCCCGAATCACTTCTACTAGAAGG encodes:
- a CDS encoding 2-oxo acid dehydrogenase subunit E2, translated to PVVINGDLEVKPMMYVALSYDHRIVDGREAVQFLVRLKELIQDPESLLLEG